From the genome of candidate division WOR-3 bacterium:
TGTCAGGTGAGACGGTCGTCGCAAAGTAAACCGGGCTTTTAGGTTGATACCCTTGGGAGAACACCTTTGCCATAAACTCTTCAGGGGTAGATTCGTAATCAGATGGCCAGTTAAGTTTCACCCCTCCGGCAGTAGCGATGATGTTACGAATCATAATATCCTTTAAGAGCACAACCCGATTGCGTTTTCCAATAAAACCTTGGGGTAGGAGATCGATCTCCTCCTCGGTAAAAGATACCGGTGCCCCCCAGCGTCGGAGTTGTTTGCAATACCAAGGGGTATTCAGAAGGGAAAGATTGGCCACCGCCACATTCTTGCCGAAGTTAGGGTCATTACCCGCAACAAGCGAAGGGACAGTCTGCATAAACCACAGAGGAAATGTGTCGTTATCGCCGTTGGTGAAGAGCACCGCCTTTTCGCCTTCACAGCAAATGAGCATATTATAACCGTATTCTGCCGGTATCCAGTTATATCGTCGGGTAACGGTTTTGTAATTTAGAATCATCGGCACAAACCCGAATGCAAGCACGAGACCGGCAATAACTGGCATTGGCACAATCTTTTTCCTTTTCAGTTCGCTGTCTACCCATTTCAGGAATGCATAGGTGCCAGTGCCGATAAAGATGGTGTAGAAGACAAAGGAGAAGGCAAAGAAGTAGTCACGCTCGCGCACTTCGCGGAACTTAAGTTCAGGTCTCGGGTCTGAGGGTGAAAATTTGAGATTAAGATAGGTTAAGAGTCCCAGCGAGGCAACGATAAAGGCGACGAAGATCAGAGCAAAGGACTTTTTGTCTCGCTTGAACTGGTGCCACATCCCCCATAAGCCCAATAACGGGGGAATCAAGCCCAAAATTCCCTGCCACCCTATTCTGAGAAAGATTTTGGGCATATTTGTAAAGAGAATATCAAGAAACCGTTCATTTCCCCACTGCCAGAAGAAATAGCGGACATAGAAGGCAACCTGTTCAATATAGGCACGGATGAGGTTAAATGCGGGATTCTGGTTGCGCCGCCATTCGTCCTCGGTGAGAAACTGGGTTTTCCGGGGGAAAAGTCGCATCGGGTCGTATTGTTCCCGTTTCAACACGCTGACGAAGTCCCGCCAGCGGGCGGGTTCAACCTCGTTAATGCTGGGATAGTGCCGGGCACGCAGGAGCATAATGAACTGAACTGTTCCCGCAAGGAGGACCAGACCCAAAAGTAAAGCGACATATCGGGGACGGAGTTTTTTCTGTGTCTGGAGCCAGTAGAGGTAGCCGCCATACCCGAGGACAAAGATAATGACAAGTGCGGGCGAGCGGAACCAGCGTTCAATAAAAGCGACCGTCGGGGACGCCAAGAAAAGAACGGTATCATCCATAATCCTTTGTCCAGCACCGATATAGGCAACAAGGAATACACCGGCAAGTAAACCCAGTCCGTAGATTAAACTTACATTTCTTTCTGAGCGTTCCATTATTTTAATTCCATAGTAGGTGCCGGCAAGCATCAGCGGGACGACGATGAAGGTGCCACCGGATAAGCCCATTTCGTTAATGGTGAGAATAAGCAAATAGCCGACGATGAATTCAAAGAAGCGGAGATGGATAACCGCATTGCGGTCAACAATCAGGGCAAAGATGAGGATGGCAAAGACAACCAGCATCGGGGTGAAATGGATGCCGGTAGAAACAAAAAGTAGAAAGATGGCGGCAAGGATCTGGCGGTTGTCGCCGGTCCCTTTTTCTCTACCTTCACGCCAAATAAGTGCGAGGTAAAGCACGGTCAAGGCAACAACAACACAAGGTGCATAGACCTCAGCCTCAACACAGTTGTCCCAGTAGGAGTAGGCAAATGCGCACATTAGTGCGGCGAACGCACCGGCAATATGTGCCAGCCACCAGCGCCTTTCCTTTTCCCGTTCGGCAAAGATGGAGAGAAGTTTGACAACGATGAGGTATAAGAGCCCACAGGAGAAGGCACCAAATAAAGTCGGAATCAGGTTCACGCGGAAGGCGATCTCCTTGCCGATAGGTAATAGGGTAAAGAGCCTGCCAATCATCACGAACAGAGGTGTGCCCGGCGGATGGGGAATACCGGCAATGTAAGAGACGGCAATTAGTTCAGCGCAGTCCCAGAATGAGGCGGTGGGAGCAACGCTGTAAAGATAGACCGAAAGCACAACCAAACAGACAACCAAAAAGATAATTAGTCGCCAATGTGATTCTTTCATTCTTTTAACTCTCCTTTAATAGTGCTTGCATCAGATTATACTTTAACTGGGATGGTGTCAAATTGATTAGGAGTCTGCCCCGCTGGGCATAACTGATGCTGCCGGTGGTTTCAGAGACAACAACCGCAACCGCATCGGTAATGGCGGTTATGCCGGCGGCAGCACGATGGCGCATACCTGTCCCTGGTTCTCCTTCACCGATTGGTAGAGTACAGCCGGCAGCGATAATGTGAACGCCACTGATGATAACCGCACCATCATGCAAAGGGGATGGGGGTGTAAAGATGGAGACGAGCAAGGGGGCTGATACCTTTGCTTCAAGTTTTGTGCCGGTTTCGGTGTATTCGCGTAAGCCAATCTCCCGTTCAATGACAATCAAGGCGCCAATTTTTCTCTCCTTCATCTGGGCACAGGCGGCAACCAGTTCCTCAATCAGGGTGGAGTCAGCGGTCGGTCGGAAGAGAAAGCGAATCGGGCGGGTGCGACCGAACCGGGAAAGGAGGTTGCGGATTTCGGGCTGGAACAGGATCACAAAGGCAACAAGCCAGACCGTTGTTAAAGAGCTGACAATTAGTCCGAGCGTTTTGAAGTCAAGCCAGCGGGCAACCGAACCGATTACGACAAGGAGGAGTAGCGCATAAAGCATCCGCATTGCCCTGGTTCCACGCAGAAAGCGCAGGAAGTAATAGGCGAGGATGGCGACGATGATAATGTCAATCGCATCAATTATCCGGAAGCGGATGAAGTCGGTAATCATCTTTTCTCTCCGGTTGCAGGTGCCAGGCGGAGCGCATCAAAAATTGCCAGCGCCCTTTTGACCTTTTGGACATCGTGGACGCGGATGATACTGGCGCCGTTTTTCGCTGCGATGACTGCAGCCGCAATCGTGCCTTCAAGCCGCTCCTCAGGCGGTAGGTTTAATATCATCCCGATAAATGATTTGCGCGATGGTCCGACAACAATCGGTTGACCAAGTGTGCGCAGTTCACCAAGCCGGCGCAGGATTTCAAGGTTGTGTTCAAGTTTCTTGCCGAAGCCGATGCCCGGGTCAATAAAGATGCGCTCCTGCCTGATGCCGGCTTTAATTCCCTTTGCTATCGCCAGGGCGAGTTTGTTGACAATCTCCTGCATCAGGTCCTTATACACCGGGTTTTTCTGCATTGTCTTCGGTCTGCCTTTTATGTGCATCACAATCACGAATGAATCGGCACGGGCGCACACTTTAGCCATTTTGGGGTCAAATCCGAAACCGGAGATGTCATTGATGATACTGCAACCTTCGTTCAAGGCAATTTCAGCAACACGGGCACTGGTGGTGTCAACCGAAATCGGCACCTTCACCCTTTTTGCCAGCCCTTTCAGGATCGGCAACAGCCGTTCAATTTGCTCCTCTGCTTTTACCGGTCTTGAGCCCGGTCGGGTTGATTCAGCACCGATGTCAATGATGTCCGCACCCTCATCAACCATTTCCAAACCGTGGTCAATCGCCTTTTGTGGTGAGAGAAACCTGCCACCGTCATAAAATGAGTCAGGGGTGATATTGAGAATCCCCATCACATAGGTCCTTTTGAAGTCAAAAATCCTGCCCTTGATTTTAACCGGGGTGGGCAGATTGAAAACCTGCTCGGTCAGCATCTTCAATTCCGGTACGAGCCGGCGCGCACATTCAGGCTGATGCTCAAGCCTTAGGCAGATTTCCTCAATCTGGCGGGGCGTGGCAAAGAGGATGGCGTCGCTTTTTTTCACCCTACCGGAGATGCAATCGCGGTGAATTGCGCAGTCCGCACCGGTGATGAGCGCGGTCTGCTTGAGGATGTTGGCACCCGCAGGGGAAAGCCCGGGAACTTTTATCGTCAAAATCCGGCTCTTTTTAGCAAAGATTTGCCATGCCTTGGGGTCAACACCAATGCGGTGAAGTTCTGCGTTCAGGTCCTGCTCGTGCTTTAGCTCGAGGATACGCATCTATAGAACCTGGGCGATTCTTTCCAAAGCCCAGTCAATCTCCTCCTTTTTTATCACCAAGGGCGGGGCAAAGCGAATGACCGTTTCGTGGGTGTCCTTGGCAAGGATGCCCAGTTTAAGGAGTTTTTCACAATAGGCTCTTGCCGGACCTGCCTCGGGTTTCAGTTCCACGCCAATCAGAAGCCCTTTGCCCCGGATTTCTGCCACCTTTTCAGATTTAATTTTTTTCAGTTCTGCCTGGAAATAGGCGCCGAGTTCAAACGAGCGCTCGGCAAGTTTTTCCTCGAGGATTACCTCAATTGCGGCTCTGCCAACTGCGCACGCCAAGGGGTTGCCGCCAAAGGTTGAGCCGTGATTGCCCGGCACAAATACCGCCATAATCTCTTGAGATGAGAGGACCGCAGAGACCGGCATGCAGCCACCACCTAACGCCTTGCCCAAAATCAAAACATCGGGTCGGGCATCCTCGTACTGATAACAGAAGAGCCTGCCGGTCCTGCCGAGACCGGTCTGAATCTCGTCAAGGATGAATAAAACCCGGTGCGCCTGGCAGATTTCCCTTGCCCTTTTCAGGTAGCCCTGTTTCGGCACAACCACACCGCCCTCACCCTGAATCGGCTCAACAAGAAATCCAACGGTGGTTTCGTTAATCGCCTGCTCGAGCGCGCTGGTGTCGTCATAGGGGATGACTTTGAATCCGGGTGTGAAAGGACCAAACCCGTCCCGGTAAAGGGCTTCGGTTGAAAAACTGACGATGGTGATTGTCCGACCGTGAAAGTTGTTGGCACAGACAATAATCTCTGCCCGGTCCGGTTTGACATTTTTTCTCGTGTAGCCCCAGCGCCGCGCCAGTTTGATTGCGGTCTCAACCGCCTCCGCACCGGAGTTCATTAAAAGCGCCTGCTCCTGACCGGTGATTTCTGAGAGCAGTTTACAGAACGGTGCAAGCTGGTCATTGTGAAACGCCCTTGAGGTCAAGGTCAGCCTGTTTGCCTGCTCAAACAGGGCTTCAATGATTTTTGGGTGGCGGTGACCCTGATTTAGTGCCGAATATGCTGACAGCATATCAAGGTAGCGCCTGCCTTCAACATCCTCAACCCAGACCCCTGAGCCTTTTGCAATCACCACCGGCAGGGGATGGTAATTGTGGGCGCAGTAAATCTCTTCCAGCCGAATGTAGTCCTGATTCGTCAATTCTAACTCCTTTCAGGTTGAACCTTCATCTCATTTTAGCCTGAATTAACATACTGTCAACAGAGCCCTGATTGCTGCTGACGGCAATGTGTTTGCCTAAAGGAAGGGTTTCAGGTTAAGGTAAAGGCAGACTCCTCTACCTCTGCCCCAACCTCAACCTTTCCCCTATGGGGGTGGTGGGGAGGACCTACCCTTAAAACCAATAACTAAAAAGGATAAACTCATTAACCATTTGCCAGTATGTGATTTAGACTCTTAAGGTGTTAAAATCTTAAGGTTTTGCTGTTAATTTTTCCTGAATTCTGGCTCTAAGTAATGGGAATGGAATAAATAAATTCGGGGATAACATTTGACCGCTTGGAGGGCAAAATTGACCTGGTAATTGACCGCAAAATGGTTTGAACCTTTGCTTGACATTGATTAACTTTTGGCAATACTTGAGTGATGACCATCAGTGAGTTTCAGGAACTGATAAGGAAAATCTATTTTGTTAAGGATAGCCAGCGCGGCAAGGACGGCACCTTTCGCTGGTTTGCCGAAGAGGTGGGCGAACTGGCGCGCGCACTCCGGAAAAATGTCCAGAAGGAGAAGGAGGAGGAGTTTGCCGATGTGTTTGCCTGGCTCGTCAGTCTGGCGAGCCTTGAAGGCGTTTCTCTGGACAGGGCGTGTGCGAAGTACCGCAACGGCTGTCCCAAGTGCCATTCGGTGCCTTGCGAGTGCAAAGAGACCTCAAAGGACTAAGGATGCGAGAGAAAGGGGGAATATGGGAGCAATGAGCATTTTGCTTGCTATTCTTGTCAACCAGGTGTCCTTGATAGTAATCCGGGCATTTGACACACCGAATGATGGTGGCAAGAGTATCACCATTCAGTTTGATGTGCCCTCACAACTGCCGACTGATGTGCTGATTCTAGAGCGGACCGAAGAGGGGGGCGAACCGGCAATAATTGCCACGCTTAATCCTAATGAAACCAGCTATATTGATGAAGGGGTGGTTGATACCAAACGCTATCAGTACCGTTTTGCTTCGGTTAAGGGCACAGATACGCTCTGGAGTGAAACCACGGGCTGGGTGAAAAGCTCGCCCCAGTTCTTCAACTGGGCGCGGGTAAATATCCTCGTGGCGATGCTCATCTTTTTTGCCTTGGTAATTTATTTCATTGAGCATGCCAAGGCAGGCAGGCATCTTTTTGTTCGGCGCATTGCCGGTCTGGATGCGGTTGAAGAGGCGGTTGGCAGGGCAACAGAGATGGGTAAGCCGATTGTCTATGTTCCGGGCTTGGGTTCGGTTGCTGACATCGCCACCATTGCCTCGCTCAACATCCTGGGGGAGGTGGCGAAAAAGACCGCCCAGTACGACTCGGCACTATTGGTTCCCAACCGCGACCCGATTGTCTATACCGTCGCCCGTGAGGTGGTGAAGGAGGCATATACCAAGGCGGGCAGACCTGATGCCTTCAAGCCGGACAACATCTTCTATGTCACATCCGAGCAGTTTGCCTATGCGGCAGCGGTTGACGGGTTGATGGTCAGGGAAAAACCGGCAACCAACTTCTTCCTTGGGACCTTCTGGGCAGAGTCATTAATCCTTGCTGAAACCGGGGCAACCACCGGTGCAATTCAAATCGCGGGAACAGACTCGGTGTTCCAGCTGCCTTTCTTCATCACCGCCTGTGACTACACCCTGATTGGCGAAGAACTCTATGCCGCATCTGCCTATCTTTCAAGAGAGCCTTTACTCTTGGGCTCGCTCAAAGGGCAGGACTTCGGCAAACTTTTGATTATGGTGATTATCATCATTGGTTCGGCACTCTTACTCCTCTCAAAAATCCCCACGCTCAAATTCTTCTCCCAAATCATCAACTTCTTTAATGTAAGTTAAGGAGGCAAATATGCGCAGGACGCTACCTTTGGCAATCTGTCTGGGTATGGGCATTGTGATGATGTGTCAGTTCTTCATACCCCATCCGGTCTCGGTCAGTTTCTATGACCTGACCACCAAATGGATCAGGATTGTCTCGGCATTCGCCTTGGTCTTAGGTGTTGGCAGCCTTATCCTTTATCACATTGACCGGCTTCAGCGCAAAAGAACGGGCTGGGGGTATTCCATCGTTACCCTCGTCGCCTTGGTGATAACCGCATTGATAGGTTTAATCTGGGGTGTGAAGCCGGGCTCACCATTGCAGGAGGTTCTGTTCAAAAACATCCTTGTTCCTCTGAACTCATCAATGTTTGCCATTTTGGCATTCTATATGGCATCTGCTGCCTACCGTGCCTTCCGCGCCCGCACCAAAGAGGCGGCACTACTCTTAATTGCCGCCTTTGTCGTGATGATTGGCATGGTCCCGGTTGGTGCGGCAATCTGGGGAAAACTGCCCGAACTGGCAGAATGGGTTCTCTCGGTTCCCAATATGGCGGCAAAGCGGGGGATTCTCTTTGGTGTTGCCTTAGGCGCAATAGCAACATCGCTCAAGGTTATCTTGGGGATTGAAAGGGGCTGGTTAGGAGGAGGTAAGGGATGAGCATCTTCGAGAAACTGTTAAAGATTGACCGTAAGATAATCTTTATTGTGATGGCGGTTTTGGTCCTGTTTCCCCTTCTCAAACCCTTGGGACTGGGTGTGAGTTCTGGACCAAGGGCAAAGGCGGTATTTGATGCGGTTGATGCGATTCCACCCGGCAAGACGCTACTCATTTCTGTTGATTTTGACCCGGCTTCAATGCCTGAACTCTATCCAATGCTCGTCGCCCTGATGCGGCATGCATTTGCCCGTGATGTCAAGGTTCTCCTGTGCGGGCTGTGGATTACCGGTGCCGGTCTTGCCGACAAGGCAATAACTGAGATTCCGCCGGAGTATGGTAAAAGGTATGGCGAGGATGTGGTCTATCTTGGCTGGAAGGCGGGTGTTGATGCGGTAATCTTGGGAATGGGGGAAAACATCAAGAATGTTTTTCCGGTTGACTATTACGGACACCCCCTTGATTCCCTTTTGATGATGCAGGAGGTAACAAGGCTAAAGGACATTCCCTTTATGGTTGCCATCTCCGCAGGCACCCCGGGCTTTGCTGACTGGCTGCTATATGCCCAGTCAAGGTATGGGATGCGTGTCGCTGCCGGTGTCACTGCAGTTTCTGCTGCTGATGCCTATCCTTATCTTCAGAGCGGTCAACTGACCGGTCTTTTAGCCGGAATGAAAGGGGCAGCAGAATACGAGGTTCTAATCCAGCGTAACAATTACAGCAAGGCTTATATGCCCGCGGTGGCGGCAATGGACTCTCAGTCCTTAGCCCATATTGTGATTATGGTCCTGGTTATTATCGGGAACCTGGCATTTTTTGCCACCCGCAGGAAAAGGAGGTAAGATGCATATCTCAACCAGTATCTGGACCTGGCTCGCGGTCATACTGACCTTTGGTATTTTCTCCTTTCTTTGGAAGGACAACCCATTTTACAAGTTCTGCGAACACCTGTTTGTTGGTGTCTCGGTAGGTTACACCATCGCCCTCACCTGGTATAACTCGGTTTATCCTGACCTGGTTACTCCCCTTTTCCGGCAGGGGCAGTTACTTTACATCATTCCGTTTGCGCTCGGTCTCTGCTACTTCTGCCGGTTCATACCCAAGGTCTCCTGGCTCATCCGCATTCCGATGGGCTTTGTCTTGGGCTGGGCGTCAGGCGTGGCAATTCCGGCATATTTCCAGACCAATATCATCAAACAGATTCAGGGGACGTTATTAACACCTTCAATCTTTGCCCGTTGGGATGTTTTCCTCTGGGCGTTGATTTCATTTATCGGTGTCATCTGCTCGGTACTCTACTTCTTCTTCTCAAGGGAACACAAGGGGGCATTAAAAATTGCCTCTGAGACCGGCATTATCTTTCTGATGATTGGGTTTGGCGCCTCATTCGGCTACACGGTGATGGCACGCATGTCCCTTCTCATCGGCAGGTTCCAGTTTCTATTGCGCGACTGGCTCGGGGTGATAAGATAGCTTTTGCCCAGGGCTGACCTGTGTTCTTTTTGTCATTACTCCTGATGATGCAACTTAAAGAGCCCCTCATCCGGGGCCGGGATTATTTCGGACCTATTAAAGTGTCCCGTTTTCTCTTGGATACCAACCTCGTTATTTTCTTGGATGTGGACGGCGACCGCAAGCCGGATACCCTTGAGGTACAGTTTCTGCAAATCCAGTGGTGTTTGAGAATCAGAGCCCACAAATCTGAGGTAATTTTGGCTTTGACCGAGGATGAGGCATTGTTTTATGACACCTTTACTGATATTTATGCTGAAGTCGCCACCGCCTTTTTGACTAATGAAGAAAAGCCCTTACTCCTGGTGGCGAAAGAGGTATTTCCTGCGCTCGGGAATCAGTTCTGGATTTACGATGTTGTGCACACCGCCAGGGGTCTGAACGCAGAAACGCTCCTCAATGTGCCTAATGCCGGATGGGCAAATAGTCCGGTGCTAATTAAACCAGGCTATGTTGAAATCCAGCATTTCCGCAACTGGACGATCGCCAAGTACATCTGGGATGGCGATAAATTTATTGAAGTTCCGGTTCCCGAAAAATAGATGATTTTGAGCACATTCTTGATAGTATTCATCTGTGCAGTTCCTGCTTCAGAAACCGGGGTTGAATACATTCCGAGCGATTCCCGGCTCTATGAGGACATTGACCTATTGAAGACATCGGGACTGATTTCAACTCTACCCTCAACAAGCCGACCCTGGCCAAGAAAGGAGCTGTTTCGCCTTTTCCTTGAGGCTGATTCCAATGGTAAATCCCAACATTTGAATTTAGCACAAAGGGCAGCACTCAATCGCTTAAGTTGGGAGTTTGGTGAAGAACTGCAACTGGTGAAAAGGAGAAAGCCGGTCTTCAGTTTCAATGTTGATGATGGTGTGGTTCGGGCAGATTTCTTTTCCCGCGCCCACTTAACCAAAGAAAAGCAGCGAGTTGGTATTGGTACCGTCTTTAACAATAGACCCGACAACAGGTTTTTCTTTTCTGAACGGATAGAGATGTCCTTTTTGAACCCTCGTGAACCAAGGGTGTTTGACTCCTCGGGCTGTCATAACCCTAACAGCCGGGTAATCTCCTGGCGTGACCGGGTTCTTTTTGAGATGGAGCGGGCATATTTTGGTTTCAAACTCCCTTGGGTCAGAATGGAGATAGGCAGGGATGAACTCTTCTGGGGTCCTGGTTATCTTTCCTCAGTGATGCTTTCCGACAATGCGCCAGCGCTTGACCAGATTCAGTTTTCCCTCACCGGTCCTAACCTAAAATTTATCAGTTTTACTGCGATGCTTTCCCGTTGGAATGAGAGGCACCCTTTTCTCTCTGCGCAAAGGCTTGAGGTTTCCCTTTGCCAACGCCTCACCATTGGTGGTGCGATGTTTAATGTGTATACCTATGAGTCGGCACAGGACTTCAGCGGCATGCTCAATCCGTTGCTTCCCCTTTATTTCTCGGTTGCTAATTCCGGGCACGGTGACAATTTGCTTGTAGGCGGGGATGCGGTGCTGTACCTCCCCCGGACAAAAATCTACGGGCAGTTACTTATTGACAACTTTGAGTTCAATACGAGAAAGGATGCGCCTAACTGCGTTGGCTTGCAGACAGGCATCTTCTTTACGCCCCAAATACCTATCGACATTCGCCTTGAATATGCCCTTGTTACCGCCTTCACCTACTATCACCGGCTGCGCGATATAATATTTGCAAACTACTCCGTGCCCTTGGGGCATGAGATTGGACCCGATGCCGACCAGTTATGGGGAAGGGTGAGGTTCACTATCTTTGACTGGCTTCAGACCTCATTATCAGCCGATTACACCCGTCGTGGCTTTTACAATCGGGGTGATTTGGACCGGCTTTGCTTTGATCTGTCAACTGACACGGTTTTTCTTCGTCGTTACTACGAGTTTCCTGCCCGGGGCTGGGATTCAGCCGGAACGGTTGTTGAGGAGGTGGAAAGGACATTGCGTATCGGACCGGAAGTAGAGTTCTCACCTCTGCCCGAACTTTATCTATTAACAAAAGCGGCCTTGAGTTACTGTCAGCATCCCGAGGGCGCGCCTAATAGAAAAAGGGTTCAGCCGGAGTTTTTCATTAAGGTGGAGTATCGTTATCGATGACAACCGCACCCAATACCCTTTCAATCTCCTTCTTACCAATCTCACCCTTGCGGATTATTCGGGGCGGCTCGACCGTCAGGTCAAGGATTGTTGAAGCCCTGCCACTCCCACTTCTTCCTGCATTTATTGCCAAATCGACTTGACCGATAACCTCCGCCGCAATTTTAGCAAAATCGTTCGTCGCTGGTTCGCCACTTTTGTTGGCACTTGTGCCCGCAAGCGGTGCGCCCAACTCTTCGGAGATGCTGGCAAAAATCCCATTGGCGACAACCCTGATGCCAACGGTCTCTCTGCTCGCGGTGACAATATCAGGTACCATCTCTGAACGGAAAAATATCAAGGCAAGTGGTCCGGGTAGAAAACGGTCAATCAGTGGCTCTGCCCATTCCGGAACCTCCTTTACCATCATCCGCAGCTGACTCTTGTTGCCGCAGTGGATAAGTAACGGCTGGCTAAAATTCCTGCCTTTGATGGCAAATATTGTTTTAATCGCCTCAGGCTGCCTGATATCCGCACCGATTCCATAAACCGTTTCGGTGGGGAAAATCACCAGTCCCCCCCTTTTTAATGTCCTCACCGCCTGGAGAACCGCTTCTTCACCAGCAGCAGTTATCCGCGCCATTCTTTTATAACGCCTTTGTTATCCCCTTTATTAACAATCTTTTTTCGCCCATCTTCACCGATTCGCCTGGCTTTTTGCCCAAAAGCGCTCTTGCCATTGGTGACTCAAAAGATATTACCCCTTTTTCCGGGTCTGAATCCCAGGGTCCCAGGATGACAAACTCCTGAATTTTGCCCTCCTCATCAGCAAGTTGGACCCGGCAGCCAATGTTGACCTGGCTGGTATCAATCTTATCCGGCTCAAGCGCCCGGGCATTTTTCAGCGCTGTCTGGAGGCGCCTGATTTTCTCCATTAGGCGCATCTGCTTTTCCTTTGCCGCCTTGTATTCATAGTTTTCTGAAAGGTCACCGAACGCGCGCGCACGGGCTAGTTCCTCTGCCGATTTGGGCAGTTCCTCCCGGATTAAAAAATCAAGTTCCCTTTTTGCCCTTTCGATCCCTGCGACCGAACTCCAGACGATTGG
Proteins encoded in this window:
- a CDS encoding MazG nucleotide pyrophosphohydrolase domain-containing protein, with product MTISEFQELIRKIYFVKDSQRGKDGTFRWFAEEVGELARALRKNVQKEKEEEFADVFAWLVSLASLEGVSLDRACAKYRNGCPKCHSVPCECKETSKD
- a CDS encoding DUF6754 domain-containing protein; the protein is MSILLAILVNQVSLIVIRAFDTPNDGGKSITIQFDVPSQLPTDVLILERTEEGGEPAIIATLNPNETSYIDEGVVDTKRYQYRFASVKGTDTLWSETTGWVKSSPQFFNWARVNILVAMLIFFALVIYFIEHAKAGRHLFVRRIAGLDAVEEAVGRATEMGKPIVYVPGLGSVADIATIASLNILGEVAKKTAQYDSALLVPNRDPIVYTVAREVVKEAYTKAGRPDAFKPDNIFYVTSEQFAYAAAVDGLMVREKPATNFFLGTFWAESLILAETGATTGAIQIAGTDSVFQLPFFITACDYTLIGEELYAASAYLSREPLLLGSLKGQDFGKLLIMVIIIIGSALLLLSKIPTLKFFSQIINFFNVS
- the rocD gene encoding ornithine--oxo-acid transaminase, with translation MTNQDYIRLEEIYCAHNYHPLPVVIAKGSGVWVEDVEGRRYLDMLSAYSALNQGHRHPKIIEALFEQANRLTLTSRAFHNDQLAPFCKLLSEITGQEQALLMNSGAEAVETAIKLARRWGYTRKNVKPDRAEIIVCANNFHGRTITIVSFSTEALYRDGFGPFTPGFKVIPYDDTSALEQAINETTVGFLVEPIQGEGGVVVPKQGYLKRAREICQAHRVLFILDEIQTGLGRTGRLFCYQYEDARPDVLILGKALGGGCMPVSAVLSSQEIMAVFVPGNHGSTFGGNPLACAVGRAAIEVILEEKLAERSFELGAYFQAELKKIKSEKVAEIRGKGLLIGVELKPEAGPARAYCEKLLKLGILAKDTHETVIRFAPPLVIKKEEIDWALERIAQVL
- the folP gene encoding dihydropteroate synthase — its product is MRILELKHEQDLNAELHRIGVDPKAWQIFAKKSRILTIKVPGLSPAGANILKQTALITGADCAIHRDCISGRVKKSDAILFATPRQIEEICLRLEHQPECARRLVPELKMLTEQVFNLPTPVKIKGRIFDFKRTYVMGILNITPDSFYDGGRFLSPQKAIDHGLEMVDEGADIIDIGAESTRPGSRPVKAEEQIERLLPILKGLAKRVKVPISVDTTSARVAEIALNEGCSIINDISGFGFDPKMAKVCARADSFVIVMHIKGRPKTMQKNPVYKDLMQEIVNKLALAIAKGIKAGIRQERIFIDPGIGFGKKLEHNLEILRRLGELRTLGQPIVVGPSRKSFIGMILNLPPEERLEGTIAAAVIAAKNGASIIRVHDVQKVKRALAIFDALRLAPATGEKR
- a CDS encoding capsule assembly Wzi family protein is translated as MSTFLIVFICAVPASETGVEYIPSDSRLYEDIDLLKTSGLISTLPSTSRPWPRKELFRLFLEADSNGKSQHLNLAQRAALNRLSWEFGEELQLVKRRKPVFSFNVDDGVVRADFFSRAHLTKEKQRVGIGTVFNNRPDNRFFFSERIEMSFLNPREPRVFDSSGCHNPNSRVISWRDRVLFEMERAYFGFKLPWVRMEIGRDELFWGPGYLSSVMLSDNAPALDQIQFSLTGPNLKFISFTAMLSRWNERHPFLSAQRLEVSLCQRLTIGGAMFNVYTYESAQDFSGMLNPLLPLYFSVANSGHGDNLLVGGDAVLYLPRTKIYGQLLIDNFEFNTRKDAPNCVGLQTGIFFTPQIPIDIRLEYALVTAFTYYHRLRDIIFANYSVPLGHEIGPDADQLWGRVRFTIFDWLQTSLSADYTRRGFYNRGDLDRLCFDLSTDTVFLRRYYEFPARGWDSAGTVVEEVERTLRIGPEVEFSPLPELYLLTKAALSYCQHPEGAPNRKRVQPEFFIKVEYRYR
- a CDS encoding DUF2723 domain-containing protein; translation: MKESHWRLIIFLVVCLVVLSVYLYSVAPTASFWDCAELIAVSYIAGIPHPPGTPLFVMIGRLFTLLPIGKEIAFRVNLIPTLFGAFSCGLLYLIVVKLLSIFAEREKERRWWLAHIAGAFAALMCAFAYSYWDNCVEAEVYAPCVVVALTVLYLALIWREGREKGTGDNRQILAAIFLLFVSTGIHFTPMLVVFAILIFALIVDRNAVIHLRFFEFIVGYLLILTINEMGLSGGTFIVVPLMLAGTYYGIKIMERSERNVSLIYGLGLLAGVFLVAYIGAGQRIMDDTVLFLASPTVAFIERWFRSPALVIIFVLGYGGYLYWLQTQKKLRPRYVALLLGLVLLAGTVQFIMLLRARHYPSINEVEPARWRDFVSVLKREQYDPMRLFPRKTQFLTEDEWRRNQNPAFNLIRAYIEQVAFYVRYFFWQWGNERFLDILFTNMPKIFLRIGWQGILGLIPPLLGLWGMWHQFKRDKKSFALIFVAFIVASLGLLTYLNLKFSPSDPRPELKFREVRERDYFFAFSFVFYTIFIGTGTYAFLKWVDSELKRKKIVPMPVIAGLVLAFGFVPMILNYKTVTRRYNWIPAEYGYNMLICCEGEKAVLFTNGDNDTFPLWFMQTVPSLVAGNDPNFGKNVAVANLSLLNTPWYCKQLRRWGAPVSFTEEEIDLLPQGFIGKRNRVVLLKDIMIRNIIATAGGVKLNWPSDYESTPEEFMAKVFSQGYQPKSPVYFATTVSPDNMVDAAPYLRLEGLVRRVTGVRGYGNEGTVDTTRTRLLLTEQFKMNSMLDPRVEKDENTRGLLSTYAHSYLMLAMEYANSGDFAAASNVLKPALKFPLDPQQKMLLFYHVSRFAALNQDYENAINAVDSALAYAENDPRIRLELIVHRGLICQGMGNYPEAERMYQQALAFQPNEWQLVQILYNLYTENMRDTNRARNLLSDWLRRNPADSNAARLLRELH
- the cdaA gene encoding diadenylate cyclase CdaA yields the protein MITDFIRFRIIDAIDIIIVAILAYYFLRFLRGTRAMRMLYALLLLVVIGSVARWLDFKTLGLIVSSLTTVWLVAFVILFQPEIRNLLSRFGRTRPIRFLFRPTADSTLIEELVAACAQMKERKIGALIVIEREIGLREYTETGTKLEAKVSAPLLVSIFTPPSPLHDGAVIISGVHIIAAGCTLPIGEGEPGTGMRHRAAAGITAITDAVAVVVSETTGSISYAQRGRLLINLTPSQLKYNLMQALLKES